From a single Gemmatimonadota bacterium genomic region:
- the ysxC gene encoding ribosome biogenesis GTP-binding protein YsxC yields MDQRAQAAPRGDRAAPQGQGGVSPPPTSPLITLPFEFVGSFPDPLYLLEPLLPEVAFLGRSNVGKSSLINAVVGRKIARTSSTPGKTQHLNAFRFPEFYLLDLPGYGYAKLSLAERKRLRQLINGAISRRAGLRAVVWLLDIRHPVTADDLTMSELLADAKRETIVVLTKSDKLTQSARAVAHRSRATELGLGVDEVIMTSSAKGTRIADLGDLIAEVASEGL; encoded by the coding sequence ATCGATCAACGAGCACAAGCAGCCCCTCGTGGTGACCGAGCAGCGCCGCAAGGTCAAGGAGGCGTGAGCCCACCGCCCACCTCGCCGCTCATCACGCTGCCGTTCGAATTCGTCGGAAGTTTTCCAGATCCGCTCTACCTACTCGAACCATTGCTGCCCGAGGTCGCCTTCCTGGGCCGGTCCAACGTCGGCAAATCGAGTCTCATCAATGCGGTGGTCGGGCGGAAGATCGCCCGGACCAGCTCCACCCCCGGCAAGACCCAGCACCTCAACGCGTTTCGATTCCCCGAGTTCTACCTGCTCGATCTGCCCGGATACGGCTACGCCAAATTGTCGTTGGCGGAACGGAAGCGGCTCCGGCAGCTGATCAATGGCGCCATCAGCCGGCGGGCGGGCCTCCGTGCGGTGGTGTGGCTGCTCGACATCCGTCATCCCGTGACGGCGGACGACTTGACCATGAGCGAGTTGCTGGCCGATGCCAAGCGGGAGACGATCGTGGTGCTGACCAAGTCCGACAAGTTGACCCAGTCGGCCCGGGCGGTGGCGCACCGGTCCCGGGCCACCGAGCTCGGGCTCGGAGTCGACGAGGTGATCATGACCTCGAGTGCCAAAGGCACCAGGATTGCCGACCTTGGCGATCTGATCGCGGAAGTGGCTTCGGAAGGACTCTGA
- a CDS encoding sulfite exporter TauE/SafE family protein, whose amino-acid sequence MTPTDLALLHVAIGAIAFLYASVGHAGASGYIAVLTLAGLAATVVRPTALVLNILVATLTTYQFYRAGYFAWNRFWPFAALSVPAAFLGGYIHIPTDLFKILVGIILLLSAARFAVRTEDPSVTRFPPLAVALAVGAGLGLLSGLTGTGGGIFLTPLMLLLGWSTTKETAAVSAPFILVNSISGLSGFISSGRPLPAIAGSLAIVAVAAGGLGGFYGSRRLPVSAIRRLLAVVLLVAGLKLLLGG is encoded by the coding sequence ATGACCCCAACCGACCTCGCGCTCCTCCACGTTGCCATTGGCGCCATCGCGTTCCTCTACGCCTCCGTCGGCCACGCTGGCGCGTCCGGGTACATCGCGGTGCTGACCCTAGCCGGCCTGGCCGCGACCGTGGTCCGCCCAACCGCGTTGGTCCTCAACATCCTCGTCGCTACCCTCACCACGTACCAATTCTACCGCGCTGGGTACTTTGCCTGGAACCGATTTTGGCCCTTTGCAGCCCTGTCGGTTCCGGCCGCATTTCTGGGCGGATACATCCATATCCCAACCGACCTGTTCAAGATCTTGGTCGGGATCATCCTCCTCCTGTCCGCCGCCCGCTTCGCCGTCCGAACCGAAGACCCGTCGGTGACCCGGTTTCCGCCCCTCGCCGTTGCCCTCGCGGTAGGAGCCGGTCTGGGCCTCCTCTCCGGCCTTACCGGCACCGGCGGAGGGATCTTCCTCACCCCGCTGATGCTGCTGCTCGGCTGGTCCACCACCAAGGAAACCGCCGCCGTCTCGGCACCGTTCATCCTGGTCAACTCGATCTCGGGGTTGAGCGGCTTCATCTCGAGCGGCCGCCCGCTCCCGGCCATTGCCGGAAGTCTGGCCATCGTGGCGGTCGCGGCGGGTGGTTTGGGCGGCTTCTATGGAAGCCGGCGGTTGCCGGTCAGTGCGATTCGGCGGCTGTTGGCGGTCGTCCTGCTCGTGGCAGGACTCAAACTCCTGCTGGGCGGTTAG
- a CDS encoding NUDIX domain-containing protein — METLILRRSPAVRCTGAWESVHGHIESGERAAEAAERELLEETGLVAVRLYNLSRAEYFYLHRSDEVALIPAFAGVVDAEAPVTLSQEHDDYRWLGIDESLTTLAWPRERRAVADLAVLLGGGDAGPLEDVLRIR, encoded by the coding sequence ATGGAGACTCTGATTCTCCGCCGGAGCCCGGCGGTCCGTTGCACCGGGGCGTGGGAATCCGTGCACGGTCATATCGAATCCGGCGAGCGTGCCGCCGAGGCCGCCGAGCGGGAGCTCCTCGAAGAAACCGGCCTCGTCGCGGTCCGGCTCTACAACCTGAGCCGGGCCGAGTATTTCTATCTGCACCGCAGCGATGAGGTGGCGCTGATCCCCGCGTTCGCCGGCGTCGTCGATGCCGAGGCCCCGGTGACCCTCTCCCAGGAACATGATGACTATCGGTGGCTCGGGATCGACGAGTCGCTGACAACCCTCGCCTGGCCCCGAGAGCGCCGAGCCGTGGCGGATCTAGCGGTCCTCCTCGGCGGGGGAGATGCCGGCCCCCTCGAAGACGTCCTCAGAATTCGCTGA
- a CDS encoding type II/IV secretion system protein, with the protein MASAVTHFPDEWLVSALGTLVTPEVVADLRKRAGEGGSLWQQLLDQRVLGDDAVLQAVSTRFRLPVADLNQVDRRVIEQVPEQLARRFNVIPLRATDSWVDLATANPFDMDAEKMLAFATGLEVRLSICSPTKILEKLEEVYRPDDLVERLLDSFKEAHEVTQLRDEPDDTASGADEARARPIVKLVDTLLADGITSRASDVHIEPGEGGVAVRYRIDGVLREVMKIPRSAGIPLISRIKIMSGMDIADRLRPQDGRCRVAVNGNPVDLRVSTLPASLGEKVVIRILNTRATLLNLDNIGFDPAERATFQKLLDSKEGILLVTGPTGSGKTTTLYAALRTVQATGVNIVTVEDPVEYRLGEKIVQVQINEKTGMTFPAALRSILRQDPDVILIGEIRDQETAQIAVQASLTGHLVLSTLHTNDAPNTVTRLVDIGMESYKIGAALRGVVAQRLVRRLCLACRISDTDPLPGRLVKHIKGGAPRFKAVGCPECAQTGYLGRFAIVEILVMNPTIERLVSAGATADQIATAARTAGMRSLFESAMTKVLSGDTSLEEALRVTDPPRDDFAAGPPVPLAEPRARHTPQTLRAVILSPSGPDQFSQAFELLDDTDLPTAKFELTRKGSVVLLVDDEDQLRRVMRDLLERQGYTIVEARDGAEALAEIDRAAPDLVILDLNLPGVDGYTVLSQVRSREATRNLPVIVLTAKGDEDNEVRVIELGADDFLTKPFRARALAARLESLLGRRRAI; encoded by the coding sequence GTGGCGAGTGCAGTGACCCATTTTCCCGATGAATGGTTGGTGTCGGCCCTAGGCACTCTGGTAACTCCGGAGGTCGTGGCCGATTTGCGGAAGCGGGCCGGCGAGGGCGGGTCGCTCTGGCAGCAGCTGCTCGATCAGCGGGTGCTGGGCGATGATGCCGTGCTGCAGGCGGTGTCGACCCGGTTCCGGCTTCCGGTGGCGGACCTCAATCAGGTCGATCGCCGGGTCATCGAGCAGGTGCCCGAACAGCTGGCCCGGCGGTTCAACGTAATTCCGCTTCGGGCCACCGACAGTTGGGTCGATCTTGCCACCGCCAATCCATTCGACATGGACGCCGAAAAGATGCTGGCCTTTGCCACCGGACTCGAAGTCCGGTTGTCGATCTGCTCGCCGACGAAGATCCTGGAAAAGCTCGAAGAAGTCTATCGTCCCGACGATCTGGTCGAACGACTGTTGGACAGCTTCAAAGAAGCGCACGAGGTCACCCAGCTTCGGGACGAGCCCGATGATACCGCGAGCGGGGCCGATGAAGCCCGCGCCCGTCCGATCGTCAAGCTGGTCGACACGCTGTTGGCGGACGGGATCACCAGCCGGGCCAGCGACGTGCACATCGAACCCGGCGAAGGCGGGGTCGCGGTTCGGTATCGGATCGACGGGGTGCTCCGCGAGGTGATGAAGATTCCGCGGTCCGCCGGTATTCCACTCATCTCCCGGATCAAGATCATGTCTGGGATGGATATCGCGGACCGACTGCGGCCCCAGGACGGCCGGTGCCGGGTGGCGGTCAATGGCAACCCGGTCGATCTCCGGGTCTCGACCTTGCCGGCATCGTTAGGCGAGAAGGTTGTCATCCGGATTCTCAATACCCGGGCCACGCTCCTCAATCTCGACAATATCGGCTTCGACCCCGCCGAGCGGGCCACCTTCCAGAAGCTGCTCGACAGTAAGGAAGGGATTCTTCTGGTGACCGGGCCGACCGGTTCGGGGAAGACCACCACGCTCTACGCGGCGTTGCGGACGGTCCAGGCCACGGGCGTCAACATCGTCACGGTCGAGGACCCGGTCGAGTACCGGCTTGGCGAGAAGATCGTCCAAGTCCAAATCAACGAGAAGACGGGGATGACCTTTCCCGCCGCGCTCCGATCGATTCTCCGGCAAGACCCCGATGTGATTCTGATCGGCGAAATCCGCGATCAAGAAACCGCCCAGATCGCGGTCCAGGCGTCGCTCACGGGTCACTTGGTCCTCTCGACCCTGCATACCAATGATGCGCCGAACACCGTCACCCGGTTGGTCGACATCGGGATGGAGTCCTACAAGATCGGGGCGGCGCTTCGCGGGGTGGTGGCGCAGCGCTTGGTACGGCGGCTTTGCCTCGCCTGCAGGATTTCCGACACTGATCCGCTCCCCGGTCGGCTGGTCAAACACATTAAAGGCGGCGCGCCCCGCTTCAAGGCGGTCGGGTGTCCCGAATGTGCCCAAACCGGCTATCTCGGCCGGTTCGCTATTGTCGAGATACTGGTGATGAATCCGACCATCGAGCGGTTGGTCAGTGCCGGCGCCACCGCCGATCAGATCGCGACGGCGGCCCGGACCGCCGGAATGCGGTCGCTGTTCGAAAGCGCGATGACGAAGGTGTTGAGCGGTGACACCTCATTGGAGGAGGCTCTCCGGGTTACGGATCCTCCGCGAGACGACTTCGCCGCCGGGCCGCCGGTGCCGCTGGCCGAGCCTCGAGCCCGGCACACCCCTCAGACCCTTCGAGCGGTGATTCTCTCGCCTTCCGGCCCCGATCAGTTTTCGCAGGCGTTCGAATTGCTCGACGACACCGATCTCCCGACGGCCAAGTTCGAGTTGACCCGGAAAGGGTCGGTGGTCTTGCTGGTCGACGACGAGGATCAGCTCCGCCGGGTGATGCGAGACCTGCTCGAACGCCAAGGCTACACCATCGTCGAAGCCCGGGACGGCGCTGAGGCCCTCGCTGAGATCGACCGGGCCGCTCCGGACCTGGTGATCCTCGATCTCAACCTGCCAGGGGTCGACGGCTACACGGTCCTGTCTCAGGTTCGGTCGCGGGAGGCCACGAGGAACCTGCCGGTCATCGTGCTCACCGCTAAAGGTGATGAGGACAACGAAGTCCGGGTCATCGAGCTCGGCGCCGACGACTTTCTCACCAAGCCGTTTCGGGCCCGAGCGCTCGCGGCCCGGCTCGAGAGCCTCCTCGGCCGCCGCCGGGCCATCTGA